In Microbacterium enclense, one genomic interval encodes:
- a CDS encoding esterase, whose protein sequence is MSAPLSLDPSVVRWSVPADERGDRPVLLLLHGYGSDEHDLFGLVPSLPSGFAVASLRAPLVPPWPMPGASWYPIEGLDGRDPGAVTLAARSVLAWIQDAVGDAPVGLLGFSQGGAVALQTLRVDPDAVSFAIVLAGYAAGGELPGDAVLAERRPPVFWGRGAADDVIPAHLVDMTAQWLPAHSDLSGRVYPGLTHSISQDELDDVREFLDARLAHHEKSTAP, encoded by the coding sequence ATGAGCGCACCCCTCTCCCTCGATCCCTCGGTCGTACGCTGGTCGGTGCCCGCGGACGAGCGGGGAGACCGCCCGGTTCTCCTGCTCCTCCACGGCTACGGCTCCGACGAGCACGACCTCTTCGGGCTCGTGCCGTCCCTTCCCTCCGGTTTCGCGGTGGCCAGCCTCCGCGCGCCGCTCGTACCGCCGTGGCCGATGCCCGGGGCCTCGTGGTATCCCATCGAGGGGCTCGACGGGCGCGACCCCGGCGCCGTGACCCTCGCGGCGCGGTCCGTGCTGGCCTGGATTCAGGATGCCGTCGGCGACGCCCCCGTGGGACTCCTCGGCTTCTCCCAAGGCGGGGCGGTCGCCCTCCAGACGCTGCGGGTCGATCCGGACGCGGTGTCGTTCGCCATCGTCCTCGCCGGATACGCCGCCGGGGGCGAACTGCCCGGCGACGCGGTTCTCGCCGAGCGGCGTCCGCCCGTCTTCTGGGGACGCGGCGCCGCGGACGACGTCATCCCCGCGCACCTCGTCGACATGACGGCTCAATGGCTGCCCGCTCACAGCGACTTGAGTGGTCGGGTCTACCCGGGCCTCACGCACTCGATCTCCCAGGACGAGCTCGACGACGTGCGAGAGTTCCTCGACGCTCGTCTCGCCCATCACGAGAAGTCGACGGCGCCGTGA
- a CDS encoding ATP-binding cassette domain-containing protein, with product MSSLSPSLVFDRVRLVWPDGTVALDGISGSLGRGRTGLVGRNGAGKSTLLRVAAGLIAPTSGLVTASGEVAMLPQRLAADPRRPVPSLLGVAEPLAAVRAIESGDVDARHFDAVGDDWDVEARAHALLAQAGLPPAALDRTVGELSGGEAVLTALVGLRARAADITLLDEPTNDLDHEARARVGDLVQTWPGTLVVVSHDIALLERMDATAELYGHTLSVVGGPYSVWRAQRDAEQEAALRAERDAAQTLRRERRQRIESYDKLATRSRVAHKAQVEKRVPKIIAGGRANAAQVSAGRLSTEMRGKEDAARAALNEAASHVRDDDVVRIDLPDPQNAAGRRILTLGDAEHEWVVTGRERVALVGRNGTGKTTLLEGLVHRADRVGAVHARASVEHVGYLPQRLDGLDDAASVLDTVCAAAPSVPVPLVRDRLARFLVRGDAVARPVGSLSGGERFRVALARLLLADPPPQLLVLDEPTNNLDLDTVDQLVAALQAYRGAVLVVSHDEAFLTRLGLDLRLELADGRLAESSP from the coding sequence ATGTCATCGCTCTCCCCCTCTCTCGTCTTCGACCGTGTCCGCCTCGTCTGGCCCGACGGAACCGTCGCCCTCGACGGCATCTCCGGCTCCCTCGGACGGGGGCGCACCGGGCTGGTCGGCCGCAACGGTGCCGGCAAGTCGACCCTGCTCCGCGTGGCTGCGGGCCTGATCGCCCCGACCTCCGGTCTCGTCACCGCCTCCGGCGAGGTGGCGATGCTGCCCCAGCGCCTCGCCGCCGATCCGCGACGCCCCGTCCCCTCGCTCCTCGGGGTGGCGGAGCCCCTCGCCGCGGTTCGCGCGATCGAGTCAGGGGACGTGGACGCGCGCCACTTCGACGCTGTCGGCGACGACTGGGACGTCGAGGCTCGTGCCCACGCGCTTCTCGCCCAAGCGGGGCTGCCGCCCGCGGCCCTCGACCGGACCGTCGGGGAGCTCTCCGGCGGCGAGGCGGTGCTGACCGCTCTCGTCGGACTCCGCGCCCGCGCGGCGGACATCACGCTGCTCGACGAACCGACGAACGACCTCGATCACGAGGCGCGCGCTCGGGTGGGTGATCTCGTGCAGACGTGGCCCGGCACCCTCGTGGTCGTCAGCCATGACATCGCTCTGCTGGAGCGCATGGATGCCACGGCCGAGCTGTACGGCCACACCCTGAGCGTCGTCGGCGGCCCGTACAGCGTCTGGCGGGCGCAGCGCGACGCGGAGCAGGAGGCCGCTCTCCGTGCCGAGCGGGATGCCGCGCAGACCCTTCGCCGGGAGCGACGTCAACGCATCGAGTCGTACGACAAACTCGCCACGCGATCGCGCGTCGCGCACAAGGCGCAGGTCGAGAAGCGCGTGCCCAAGATCATCGCGGGAGGGCGGGCGAACGCGGCGCAGGTGAGCGCGGGGCGCCTCAGCACCGAGATGCGCGGGAAGGAGGACGCCGCGCGCGCGGCGCTGAACGAGGCGGCGTCCCACGTGCGTGACGACGACGTGGTGCGCATCGACCTGCCCGATCCGCAGAACGCGGCCGGGCGGCGGATCCTGACGCTCGGCGACGCCGAGCACGAGTGGGTCGTCACCGGCCGCGAACGCGTCGCCCTGGTGGGACGGAACGGCACCGGGAAGACGACCCTGCTCGAGGGTCTCGTCCATCGTGCGGATCGGGTGGGAGCGGTCCACGCCCGAGCGAGCGTCGAGCACGTCGGCTACCTGCCGCAACGTCTCGACGGTCTCGACGACGCGGCATCCGTCCTCGACACCGTGTGCGCTGCGGCGCCGAGTGTGCCCGTCCCGCTCGTGCGGGATCGCCTCGCGCGCTTCCTCGTGCGCGGCGACGCGGTCGCTCGGCCCGTGGGCTCGCTGTCGGGCGGCGAGCGCTTCCGCGTCGCGCTCGCCCGCCTGCTGCTGGCCGATCCTCCCCCGCAGCTGCTCGTGCTCGACGAGCCGACGAACAACCTCGATCTCGACACGGTCGACCAGCTCGTCGCGGCGCTCCAGGCGTACCGCGGAGCGGTGCTCGTCGTCAGTCACGACGAGGCGTTCCTCACTCGTCTGGGACTCGACCTGCGGCTCGAGCTGGCGGACGGACGTCTGGCGGAGAGCTCGCCGTGA
- a CDS encoding NUDIX hydrolase family protein, with product MPVRTPDPEPGDNGEEREPLSGPFTGAPSGPNTNPGWLSEVELAEARRRLPMLYVEALPVRTDGMGMVTQVGILLRATPLGEMTRTLVSGRVRYGETVRDALFRHIENDLGPMAFPLLPPQPAPFTVAEYFPLPGVSAFHDDRQHAVALAFVVPVTGTCEPRQDALEVTWLSPQEAASDALAAEMEGGRGTLVRQGLASVGALR from the coding sequence ATGCCTGTCCGCACACCCGATCCCGAGCCCGGCGACAACGGCGAGGAGCGCGAGCCCCTGTCCGGCCCCTTCACGGGGGCCCCGAGCGGCCCGAACACCAACCCGGGATGGCTCAGTGAGGTCGAGCTCGCCGAGGCGCGGCGGCGGCTCCCGATGCTGTACGTCGAGGCGCTGCCGGTGCGCACCGACGGGATGGGCATGGTGACCCAGGTCGGGATCCTGCTGCGGGCGACCCCTCTCGGCGAGATGACGCGCACGCTCGTGTCGGGTCGCGTCCGGTACGGCGAGACCGTCCGTGACGCGCTCTTCCGCCACATCGAGAACGACCTCGGTCCGATGGCCTTCCCTCTCCTTCCTCCGCAGCCCGCACCGTTCACGGTCGCCGAGTACTTCCCCCTTCCCGGGGTGAGCGCGTTCCACGACGATCGGCAGCACGCCGTCGCTCTCGCCTTCGTCGTGCCCGTGACCGGAACCTGCGAACCGCGACAGGACGCCCTGGAGGTGACGTGGTTGTCACCCCAGGAGGCCGCATCCGACGCGCTCGCCGCCGAGATGGAGGGTGGGCGCGGCACTCTCGTGCGCCAGGGGCTCGCGTCGGTGGGTGCGCTGCGCTGA